From Brassica oleracea var. oleracea cultivar TO1000 chromosome C3, BOL, whole genome shotgun sequence, a single genomic window includes:
- the LOC106329627 gene encoding respiratory burst oxidase homolog protein A-like produces the protein MRQYTYRRQSLKRTGYEEGHKEHTEITVNTNEESNSLKPCEDPQKSLLRQGHSMKNSVSVLKRIGSTVTTTVASLASLTPETKPTRRRLKSSTELALNGLKFITKADGVAGWPRVEKDFDRLTETTGGSLDRSKFGECIGIKSKEFAEALFDALAKRQNITGHVISKDQLQIFWEKINAPDFDSRLRIFFDMADTDTDGRLSKDEVREIIALSASANKLDKIEKQAREYATLIMEELDPYDRGYIMIEALEVLLLQGNTKAVSDLVSQQVEVSQSRNLWKRLYNGVKYFVLDNWKRLWVMALWIAVMAGLFTWKFMEYRNRPAYQVMGACVCIAKGAGETLKLNMAIILLPVCRNTITLLRTKTKLGVVVPFDDNLNFHKVIAIAISIGVGLHATSHLACDFPRLIAADEETYKPVEQYFGVQPKSYVQFLKSVEVVTGTVMVILMTIAFTLATSWFRRNKLKSLPEPLKKITGFNAFWYTHHLFVIVYTLLVVHGYYVYLIKTWYRKTTWMYLMIPVVLYLSERLVRSLRSRIESVKILKIAVLQGEVLLLQMSRPNNFRYKSGQYMYLKCSDVSSLEWHPFSITSAPGDDYLSVHIRDHGDWTNKLRSTFSDVRHSVCSPAIPGKMSERRADLWNGDNLFSFPKLVIDGPYGAPSQDYKNFEVVLLVGLGIGATPMISIIKDIINNLKVNTGDEEEGRGSNRNHNTVTPPSISPARKSELFRTKRAYFYWSTKEQGTYEWFKSVMDEVSEADVNNVIELHNYCTSIFEEGDARSALITKLQSLNQAKNGRDVVSGTRVMSHFGRPKWRSIYERISVKHPNTRVGVFYCGPATVVKELHNLATEFSQRTTKFCFHKENF, from the exons ATGCGACAATATACGTACAGAAGACAGTCGTTGAAGAGAACTGGTTACGAGGAAGGTCATAAAGAGCACACAGAGATCACGGTCAATACCAACGAAGAATCCAACAGCTTGAAGCCATGCGAGGATCCTCAGAAGTCACTTCTGAGACAGGGCCATTCGATGAAGAATAGTGTCTCGGTACTGAAACGCATAGGGTCAACAGTTACTACAACTGTTGCTTCTTTGGCTTCGTTGACGCCGGAGACAAAACCAACGCGTAGGCGGCTGAAATCCAGCACAGAGCTAGCGCTCAATGGTCTCAAGTTCATTACCAAGGCTGATGGCGTCGCTGGTTGGCCTCGTGTTGAGAAAGATTTCGATAGGTTAACCGAGACGACCGGTGGTTCATTGGACCGTTCCAAGTTCGGTGAATGTATAG GGATCAAGTCAAAAGAGTTCGCAGAAGCACTGTTCGACGCCTTAGCAAAGAGGCAAAACATAACTGGACATGTAATAAGCAAGGATCAGCTGCAAATATTCTGGGAGAAGATCAATGCTCCGGACTTTGATTCGAGGCTACGAATTTTCTTTGACAT GGCCGATACGGATACTGATGGGAGGTTGAGTAAAGACGAAGTAAGAGAG ATTATAGCTCTAAGTGCCTCTGCCAACAAACTGGATAAGATTGAAAAACAAGCACGTGAATATGCTACTTTGATTATGGAAGAACTAGATCCCTATGATCGTGGGTACATCATG ATAGAGGCTCTCGAGGTACTGCTGTTGCAAGGGAATACTAAGGCAGTGAGCGATTTGGTAAGTCAGCAGGTCGAAGTATCACAGAGTAGGAATCTCTGGAAGCGTTTGTACAATGGGGTTAAGTATTTTGTGTTGGATAATTGGAAGAGATTGTGGGTGATGGCTCTATGGATAGCTGTTATGGCCGGGCTGTTCACGTGGAAGTTCATGGAGTATCGAAATAGACCGGCTTACCAAGTTATGGGAGCTTGTGTTTGTATAGCTAAAGGAGCTGGAGAG ACACTTAAACTGAACATGGCCATTATTTTGTTACCAGTTTGTAGGAACACCATCACTTTGCTCCGGACCAAAACCAAGTTAGGTGTTGTTGTTCCTTTCGATGATAACCTCAACTTCCACAAG GTCATAGCAATAGCAATATCAATCGGAGTTGGACTCCATGCCACATCTCACTTAGCTTGTGATTTCCCTAGGCTGATAGCTGCAGATGAAGAAACGTATAAGCCAGTGGAGCAGTATTTTGGAGTACAGCCAAAGAGTTATGTGCAGTTTTTGAAGTCAGTGGAAGTAGTTACCGGGACTGTCATGGTTATATTAATGACCATAGCCTTCACATTGGCTACATCATGGTTCAGAAGAAATAAGTTGAAGTCTCTTCCTGAACCATTGAAGAAAATAACTGGCTTCAATGCCTTCTGGTACACTCACCATTTGTTTGTTATCGTCTACACACTCCTAGTCGTTCACGGATACTATGTCTACCTCATCAAAACATGGTACAGGAAGACG ACTTGGATGTACTTGATGATACCGGTGGTTCTTTACCTGTCTGAAAGGCTGGTTCGTTCGCTCAGGTCAAGAATCGAATCTGTTAAGATACTAAAG ATTGCTGTGTTACAAGGAGAAGTCTTATTGCTTCAAATGTCAAGACCAAACAACTTCAGATACAAAAGCGGACAGTACATGTACCTCAAATGTTCTGATGTGTCTTCATTAGAATG GCATCCATTCTCAATTACATCGGCTCCAGGAGATGATTACCTTAGTGTCCACATCAGGGATCATGGAGACTGGACTAACAAGTTACGATCAACATTCTCTGATGTACGTCACTCC GTGTGTTCCCCGGCCATCCCTGGTAAAATGAGCGAGCGTAGAGCCGACTTGTGGAACGGGGATAACCTTTT TAGCTTTCCAAAACTCGTAATCGACGGTCCATATGGAGCGCCATCACAAGACTACAAGAACTTCGAAGTTGTTCTACTGGTGGGTCTAGGAATCGGAGCTACTCCTATGATCAGCATTATCAAGGACATAATCAATAACTTGAAAGTCAATACTGGAGATGAAGAAGAAGGAAGAGGCAGTAACCGGAACCACAACACGGTAACACCTCCTTCTATTTCTCCTGCAAGAAAAAGCGAGCTATTCAGAACCAAGAGAGCATACTTCTACTGGAGCACAAAAGAGCAAGGAACTTATGAGTGGTTCAAGAGCGTGATGGACGAAGTATCCGAAGCAGATGTTAACAACGTTATCGAGCTGCATAATTACTGCACCAGCATCTTCGAGGAAGGAGACGCGAGGTCCGCACTGATCACGAAGCTCCAGTCACTAAACCAGGCCAAGAATGGAAGGGACGTTGTGTCAGGGACCCGTGTCATGTCCCATTTCGGTAGACCAAAATGGAGGAGCATTTACGAAAGGATCTCCGTGAAGCATCCCAACACTAGAGTCG GAGTGTTTTATTGCGGACCAGCTACAGTAGTGAAAGAGCTACACAACTTGGCAACGGAATTCTCTCAAAGGACCACCAAGTTCTGTTTCCATAAAGAAAATTTCTAG